A stretch of Patescibacteria group bacterium DNA encodes these proteins:
- a CDS encoding peptidoglycan bridge formation glycyltransferase FemA/FemB family protein translates to MQVVEIKNQQKWNEWVVRESGQFLQSWQWGELQQKLGRRIWRLGVQAGDKILGGTLIIKHDLPFNKSYLYSPRGPILNQKQDLKIKEILINKIKEIAQQEKAIFYKCEPSDQNLIDQNFKKVKSVQPANTLILDLKLSLEELLKNMHPKTRYNIKLAQRKGVKIEEGRDISLFLNLIHQTAKRDEFNPHADEYYRKIFQEFKYNQGSGFKLFIAKFQDRVIATNLIMFFGQTVTYVHGASSNQDRNVMAPYLLQWQVIKQAQEQGFKYYDFWGINPSDVGLGYLKSWQGITRFKTSFSGQEINYPGTFDLVLKPAWYRLYNLIKKIKN, encoded by the coding sequence ATGCAGGTTGTAGAAATTAAAAATCAACAAAAGTGGAATGAGTGGGTTGTCCGTGAGAGCGGACAATTTTTACAATCTTGGCAATGGGGAGAATTGCAACAAAAATTGGGTCGTCGGATTTGGCGTTTGGGCGTGCAAGCGGGAGATAAAATTTTAGGCGGGACTTTAATTATCAAACACGATTTGCCCTTTAACAAAAGTTATTTATATTCACCGCGTGGTCCAATTTTAAATCAAAAACAAGATTTGAAAATAAAAGAAATTTTAATAAATAAAATAAAAGAAATAGCTCAACAAGAAAAAGCCATATTTTATAAATGCGAACCTAGCGACCAAAATTTAATTGATCAAAATTTTAAAAAAGTTAAATCAGTCCAACCGGCCAATACTTTGATTTTAGATTTAAAATTAAGCTTGGAAGAATTATTAAAAAATATGCATCCCAAAACGCGTTACAATATTAAATTAGCTCAACGTAAGGGGGTTAAAATTGAAGAAGGTCGGGATATAAGTTTATTTTTAAATTTAATACATCAAACAGCCAAGCGTGATGAATTTAATCCGCATGCAGATGAATATTATCGGAAAATATTTCAAGAATTTAAATATAATCAGGGATCGGGTTTCAAATTATTTATCGCTAAATTTCAAGATCGGGTTATCGCCACCAATTTGATTATGTTTTTTGGCCAGACAGTTACTTATGTACATGGTGCGAGTAGCAATCAAGATAGAAACGTAATGGCACCATATTTATTACAATGGCAAGTGATTAAACAAGCGCAAGAGCAAGGGTTTAAATATTATGATTTTTGGGGCATTAATCCGAGTGATGTCGGTTTGGGCTATTTGAAATCTTGGCAGGGGATTACGCGTTTTAAAACCAGTTTTAGTGGACAAGAAATAAATTATCCTGGCACATTTGATTTGGTTTTAAAACCAGCTTGGTATCGGTTATATAATTTAATAAAAAAAATTAAAAATTAA
- a CDS encoding desulfoferrodoxin, translating into MTQLNQIYKCNICGNMTEVIHTGQGELVCCGQPMELLQTQTQDAELGEKHVPVTEKLPATVCEEQTGVKVKIGSSLHPMTTEHQIEWIEIITADGRVGRKYLQLQDAPEINFTTKSEVINARTYCNLHGLWQS; encoded by the coding sequence ATGACTCAATTAAATCAAATTTATAAATGCAATATCTGTGGGAATATGACCGAAGTCATTCACACCGGCCAAGGTGAATTGGTTTGTTGCGGCCAACCTATGGAATTATTACAAACCCAAACTCAAGATGCAGAACTTGGTGAAAAACATGTACCAGTAACTGAAAAATTACCCGCCACAGTTTGCGAAGAACAAACTGGTGTCAAAGTTAAAATTGGCTCCAGTCTTCATCCCATGACCACTGAACATCAAATTGAATGGATTGAAATCATTACTGCCGATGGTCGCGTTGGACGCAAATATTTACAACTCCAAGACGCACCAGAGATTAATTTCACCACTAAAAGTGAAGTTATAAATGCTCGCACTTATTGCAATTTACACGGCTTGTGGCAGAGTTAA
- the rpsT gene encoding 30S ribosomal protein S20, protein MPQSKSAKKSLRQEIKRTQHNKDIKANIKYLVKQTLKAIDQSDKSKINEWMQKTQKAIDKAAKNNVFKKNTAARKKSGLMKKANKTDKKK, encoded by the coding sequence ATGCCACAATCAAAATCAGCTAAAAAGTCTCTTCGTCAAGAGATTAAAAGAACACAACACAATAAAGATATTAAAGCTAATATCAAATATTTAGTTAAACAAACATTAAAAGCTATTGATCAGAGTGATAAATCCAAAATTAATGAATGGATGCAAAAAACCCAAAAGGCTATTGATAAAGCTGCCAAAAATAATGTTTTTAAAAAAAACACGGCCGCTCGCAAAAAATCAGGCTTAATGAAAAAAGCTAATAAAACTGACAAGAAAAAATAA
- the queA gene encoding tRNA preQ1(34) S-adenosylmethionine ribosyltransferase-isomerase QueA, producing the protein MQLKDFDYVLPPKLIAQQPIRPRDHSRLLVLDQKTHKIKHQYFYDLPQFLKAGDVLVFNNSKVIPARLWAQKLTGGKVEVLLLHQINNKTWEVLLGGKNLKAGMILNLNKFKQRQIELKLIKSLTQGRWQVEFNLTSQAFKVFRAKYGIAPTPPYIKRLSNLKEYQNIYAQPEGSTAAPTAGFHFTQQLIDKLKKQGVQLEFVTLHVGLDTFRPVKVNKIEDHQMHSELAVLNKKTAIKLNQAKKDGRRIIAVGTTTVRVLESAWQKNKFQSLEKLVDIFIYPGYQFKSLDGLITNFHLPKSSLLMLVSAWVGRKVILQTYQTAIQKKYRFFSFGDAMLII; encoded by the coding sequence ATGCAACTTAAAGATTTTGATTATGTTTTACCACCAAAACTAATTGCTCAGCAACCAATTCGGCCGCGAGATCACTCGCGACTTTTAGTTTTAGATCAAAAGACACATAAAATTAAACATCAATATTTTTATGATTTACCGCAATTTTTAAAAGCAGGCGATGTATTGGTTTTTAACAATTCCAAAGTGATACCGGCACGTTTATGGGCACAAAAATTAACTGGTGGTAAAGTTGAAGTTTTGCTTTTACATCAAATAAATAATAAAACTTGGGAGGTTTTATTGGGTGGAAAAAATTTAAAAGCTGGCATGATTTTAAATTTGAATAAATTTAAACAGCGTCAAATTGAACTTAAGTTAATTAAAAGTTTAACTCAGGGGCGGTGGCAAGTTGAATTTAATTTAACTTCACAAGCTTTTAAAGTTTTTAGAGCTAAATACGGAATTGCGCCAACGCCACCCTATATTAAACGTTTATCAAATTTAAAAGAGTATCAAAATATTTATGCTCAGCCAGAAGGGTCGACAGCTGCGCCAACAGCTGGTTTTCATTTTACTCAACAATTAATTGATAAATTAAAAAAACAAGGCGTTCAGTTAGAATTTGTAACCTTGCATGTGGGCTTAGACACATTTCGACCAGTTAAGGTTAATAAAATAGAAGATCATCAAATGCATTCTGAGCTTGCTGTTTTAAATAAAAAGACAGCTATAAAATTAAACCAAGCCAAAAAGGATGGTCGGCGAATTATAGCTGTGGGTACGACCACGGTGCGAGTTTTAGAATCAGCTTGGCAAAAAAATAAATTTCAGAGTTTAGAAAAATTAGTAGATATTTTTATTTATCCAGGCTATCAATTTAAAAGTTTAGATGGTTTAATTACCAATTTTCATTTGCCAAAATCGAGTTTGTTAATGCTAGTTAGCGCTTGGGTTGGTCGTAAGGTAATTTTACAAACCTATCAAACTGCTATTCAGAAAAAATATCGTTTTTTTTCTTTTGGCGATGCAATGTTAATTATTTAA
- the ruvB gene encoding Holliday junction branch migration DNA helicase RuvB produces MDKLNKKTPVTDQDDAILDATLRPQKLVEFIGQNKIKNSLGIFLQAAKARHEAIDHILIHGGPGLGKTTLANIIAKEMGVNIKSIAGPAIEKTGDVAALLTNLEEGDVLFIDEIHRLPKVVEEILYPAMEEYFLDIVLGKGPSAQTLKLDLPKFTLVGATTRASLLSSPLRDRFGIVYHLDFYQEPEVQDIIKRSAKIFNVDLDVPAAEEIARRSRRTPRIANRLLKRVRDYAQVKADGKINHDLARRALAMMEIDEYGLDEVDRQILQTLIEKFQGGPVGLKTLATATHQDVETLETMYEPFLIQLGFLNRTSRGRLATGLAYQHLGYQQPAQLNL; encoded by the coding sequence ATGGATAAACTTAACAAAAAAACTCCTGTAACCGATCAAGACGATGCAATTTTAGATGCGACTTTGAGACCACAAAAATTGGTAGAATTTATTGGTCAAAATAAAATTAAAAACAGCTTAGGAATTTTTTTGCAAGCTGCCAAGGCACGACATGAAGCAATTGATCATATTTTAATTCATGGCGGACCAGGTTTAGGTAAAACGACTTTGGCTAACATTATAGCCAAAGAAATGGGTGTTAATATTAAGTCTATTGCCGGACCAGCCATAGAAAAAACTGGTGACGTGGCTGCTTTATTAACTAATCTAGAAGAAGGCGATGTTTTATTTATTGATGAGATTCATCGTTTACCCAAGGTAGTGGAAGAAATTTTATATCCCGCCATGGAAGAATATTTTTTAGATATTGTTTTAGGTAAAGGGCCCAGTGCACAAACCTTAAAATTAGATTTACCCAAGTTTACACTAGTTGGAGCAACAACGCGGGCGAGTTTATTGTCTTCGCCATTACGTGATCGTTTTGGTATTGTTTATCATTTAGATTTTTATCAAGAGCCTGAGGTGCAAGATATTATTAAGCGTTCAGCTAAAATTTTCAATGTAGATTTAGATGTACCAGCTGCCGAAGAAATTGCTCGACGCTCTAGACGGACGCCTAGAATTGCTAACCGTTTATTAAAACGCGTGCGAGACTATGCTCAAGTGAAAGCCGATGGTAAAATTAATCATGATTTGGCGCGTCGAGCTTTAGCCATGATGGAAATAGATGAATATGGCTTAGATGAAGTCGATCGTCAAATTTTACAAACTTTGATTGAAAAGTTTCAAGGTGGTCCGGTGGGTTTAAAAACTTTAGCCACAGCTACACATCAGGACGTAGAAACACTAGAAACCATGTATGAACCATTTTTAATTCAACTTGGTTTTTTAAATCGCACTAGTCGTGGTCGATTAGCGACGGGATTAGCTTATCAACATTTGGGTTATCAACAACCGGCTCAACTAAATTTATAA
- a CDS encoding 5'-3' exonuclease H3TH domain-containing protein, producing the protein MNQKDKFIIIDANAVLHRAWHALPPLETESGQVVNAVYGFISVIIKILREFKPNYMAACFDMPGPTFRHKEFKEYKAGREKQPDEFYEQIPITQGVLKDFDIQVLGLSGYEADDLIGFLSHKVDGGLEKIIVTGDMDALQLVDKSTWVYNLKKGISETEIFDEAAVFERYGFKPEQLIDYKALRGDPSDNIPGIRGIGKKTATQLIQQFSSLEVLYQQVEQGEVEGVSQRIRQMLLDQKDQAFLSKKLATIVLDVPLDFNLENFKTKKLDVDKISVKFSQLGFKSLLKRLDDVVGIKQEKLI; encoded by the coding sequence ATGAATCAAAAAGATAAATTTATTATTATTGATGCTAATGCGGTTTTACATCGAGCTTGGCACGCCTTACCGCCACTTGAAACAGAGAGTGGTCAGGTTGTGAATGCAGTTTATGGTTTTATTTCAGTTATAATTAAAATTTTGCGGGAATTTAAGCCAAATTATATGGCGGCGTGTTTTGATATGCCAGGGCCGACTTTTAGACATAAAGAATTTAAAGAATATAAAGCGGGACGAGAAAAACAACCTGATGAATTTTATGAACAAATTCCAATCACTCAAGGCGTTTTAAAAGATTTTGATATTCAAGTTTTAGGTTTAAGCGGTTATGAAGCTGATGATTTGATCGGTTTTTTGTCTCACAAGGTTGATGGCGGTTTAGAAAAAATTATTGTGACTGGCGACATGGATGCTTTGCAATTAGTAGATAAATCAACTTGGGTTTATAATTTAAAAAAAGGTATCAGCGAAACTGAAATTTTTGATGAAGCCGCTGTTTTCGAAAGATATGGTTTTAAGCCTGAGCAATTAATTGATTATAAAGCTTTACGTGGAGATCCCTCTGACAACATCCCGGGAATTAGAGGAATTGGCAAAAAAACAGCGACACAATTAATTCAGCAATTTAGTTCATTAGAAGTTTTATATCAACAAGTTGAACAAGGTGAGGTTGAAGGTGTCAGTCAAAGGATTAGGCAAATGCTTTTAGATCAAAAGGATCAAGCTTTTTTAAGTAAAAAATTAGCCACCATTGTTTTGGATGTTCCTTTGGATTTTAATTTAGAAAATTTTAAAACTAAAAAATTAGATGTAGATAAAATTAGTGTTAAATTTAGTCAATTGGGATTTAAATCTTTGTTAAAAAGACTAGATGATGTCGTTGGTATTAAGCAGGAAAAATTGATTTAA
- a CDS encoding NAD(P)/FAD-dependent oxidoreductase, whose product MSNPIHYNLAVIGGGPAGMLAAGRAAQLGAQVVLLEKNDRLGIKLSITGKGRCNLTNAEKNLKKFIANYGSNGKFLYSALNNFSNYDLINFFNQLGLKTKIERGQRVFPTSDASRDVIDCLKKFLADQRVKIQLNSVVKKIIIKNNTIQHIILNNNQIVQADKFILATGGQSYPQTGSNGEAYTWLKKLGHTIIKPQPALTPILIQETWVKNLAGLSLKNVNVSLWRQRKITELFGEALFTHEGLSGPVVLNLSKKIIDYTNQYNLPLNKLNLKIKIDFKPAIDYTTLDKRILRDFQSQLNKQFKNSLNQLLPQKLIPVIIDLSDIPADQPVNSITKIQRKKLIKLLKEFELNIQALAGFDKAIITTGGINLKEINPQTMQSKIIDNLYLAGEILDLDGPTGGYNLQIAWSTGYLAGQSCGLKK is encoded by the coding sequence ATGTCAAATCCTATTCACTACAATTTAGCCGTGATTGGCGGTGGACCAGCTGGCATGTTGGCGGCTGGCCGCGCAGCGCAATTAGGCGCGCAAGTTGTTTTATTAGAAAAAAATGATCGCTTGGGTATTAAATTATCTATCACCGGCAAAGGCCGGTGTAATTTAACTAATGCTGAAAAAAATTTAAAAAAATTCATTGCCAACTATGGATCAAATGGTAAATTTTTGTATTCAGCTTTAAATAATTTTTCGAATTATGATTTGATAAATTTTTTTAATCAATTAGGTTTAAAAACCAAAATTGAACGCGGTCAAAGAGTCTTCCCGACTTCAGACGCTTCGCGAGATGTTATTGATTGCTTAAAAAAATTTTTAGCTGACCAGCGAGTTAAAATTCAGCTCAATTCTGTTGTTAAAAAAATTATAATTAAAAATAATACAATTCAACATATAATTTTAAATAACAATCAAATAGTTCAAGCTGATAAATTTATTTTAGCCACTGGTGGTCAATCTTATCCCCAGACTGGTTCAAACGGCGAAGCCTATACCTGGTTAAAAAAATTAGGCCACACCATTATTAAACCGCAACCCGCTCTCACGCCAATTTTAATTCAGGAAACTTGGGTTAAAAATTTAGCTGGTTTAAGTTTAAAAAATGTAAATGTTAGTTTATGGCGCCAACGCAAAATTACCGAACTTTTCGGCGAAGCACTTTTTACTCATGAAGGTCTCAGTGGTCCGGTTGTTTTAAATTTAAGTAAAAAAATTATTGATTATACCAACCAATATAATTTGCCTTTAAATAAATTAAATTTGAAAATTAAAATTGATTTTAAACCGGCCATCGATTACACCACCCTAGATAAAAGAATCTTACGGGATTTTCAATCTCAGCTTAACAAACAATTTAAAAATAGTTTAAATCAATTATTGCCTCAAAAACTTATTCCAGTTATAATTGATTTATCAGATATTCCAGCTGATCAACCGGTTAATTCTATTACTAAAATACAAAGAAAAAAACTGATTAAACTTTTAAAAGAATTTGAATTAAATATTCAAGCGCTAGCTGGCTTTGATAAGGCTATTATCACGACGGGCGGTATAAATTTAAAAGAAATTAATCCGCAAACCATGCAATCAAAAATTATTGATAATCTTTATCTAGCTGGTGAAATTTTAGATTTGGACGGACCAACTGGTGGTTATAATTTACAAATCGCTTGGAGCACTGGTTATTTAGCCGGTCAAAGTTGTGGCCTTAAAAAATAA
- the ruvA gene encoding Holliday junction branch migration protein RuvA — protein MLSFIKGKIKFKDERSVIIQTGDLGFEVYLTEPILKELILNQEVELFTYLHTRENIMELYGFINRLEMNFFEKLIEVPGIGPKSALSVLSLASPDELIEAINQDNVEILTKVSGIGKKTAQRIVVELKTKLNSKSKILDQTDSQTFDALQKLGYSVQDIRQAIKEMPTDVEGLENKVKAALKILGK, from the coding sequence ATGTTGAGTTTTATCAAGGGTAAAATTAAATTTAAAGATGAGCGGAGTGTAATTATTCAAACCGGAGATTTAGGTTTTGAAGTTTATTTAACAGAGCCAATTTTAAAGGAATTAATTTTAAATCAAGAAGTGGAATTATTTACTTATTTGCATACACGAGAAAATATCATGGAATTATATGGATTTATAAATAGGCTAGAAATGAATTTTTTTGAAAAATTAATCGAAGTGCCAGGCATTGGACCCAAATCAGCTTTAAGCGTTTTATCATTAGCCAGTCCAGATGAATTAATTGAAGCTATCAATCAAGATAATGTTGAAATTTTAACCAAAGTTTCTGGTATTGGCAAAAAAACAGCGCAACGAATTGTGGTGGAATTAAAAACCAAATTAAATTCTAAATCTAAAATTTTAGATCAAACCGATAGCCAAACATTTGATGCCCTGCAAAAACTAGGTTATTCCGTGCAAGATATTCGTCAGGCGATCAAAGAAATGCCGACAGATGTTGAGGGTTTGGAAAATAAAGTTAAAGCAGCTTTGAAGATTTTGGGAAAATAA
- a CDS encoding ZIP family metal transporter codes for MPVLLIIILATLIVSLLSLVGILFLKLSDTKLDKILFYLIGLSAGALMGGAFLHLIPESLHLLNCEKSLIYVLLGFILFFLIEKILHWRHCHNIKCTIHTFTYMNLIGDAVHNFIDGLIIATSFIVDFKLGLITTLAIILHEIPQEIGDFGVLIYGGLTKKKALMYNLITALTAIMGGLVGFFLAQQVENFVSLLLPIAGGGFIYIAACDLIPEIKKETNLRKSILNLLILILGILILYGVKFIAPH; via the coding sequence ATGCCCGTCTTATTAATTATTATCTTAGCTACCTTAATTGTCAGCCTCCTGTCTTTGGTGGGTATTTTATTTTTAAAATTATCAGACACTAAACTGGATAAAATTTTATTTTACTTAATTGGCTTATCGGCTGGTGCCTTAATGGGCGGTGCTTTTTTACATTTAATTCCCGAAAGTCTACATTTATTAAATTGCGAAAAATCTTTAATTTATGTTTTGCTTGGTTTTATTTTATTCTTTCTGATTGAAAAAATTCTCCACTGGCGACATTGCCATAATATTAAATGTACTATCCACACTTTTACTTATATGAACCTCATTGGCGATGCTGTCCATAATTTTATTGATGGTTTAATTATTGCTACGAGTTTTATAGTTGATTTTAAATTAGGTCTAATTACCACCCTAGCTATTATTTTACATGAAATTCCACAAGAAATCGGCGATTTTGGAGTTTTAATTTATGGTGGCCTGACCAAGAAAAAAGCTTTAATGTATAATTTAATAACTGCCTTAACAGCTATTATGGGTGGTCTAGTTGGCTTTTTTTTAGCTCAACAAGTTGAAAACTTTGTTAGTTTACTCCTGCCGATTGCTGGTGGTGGTTTTATTTACATCGCGGCCTGTGATTTAATTCCAGAAATTAAAAAAGAAACTAATCTCCGTAAATCTATTTTGAATTTATTAATTTTGATTTTAGGTATTTTAATTTTATATGGTGTTAAATTTATTGCACCACATTAA
- a CDS encoding rubrerythrin family protein, with protein sequence MSQTLINLTQAFIGECQARNRYNYYAKVAKKEGYEQIAEIFSLTEDNERVHAKRIFEHIQKLKSDQNEIMVEATSPNVYGTTIENLKSAIAGENHEHTSMYPDFAKIAEKEGHPEIANRLRAIAKAEEHHEERFKKVLAQLENGTIFKKDQEIAWTCRECGYVHVGTTPPTKCPSCDHPQSYYQIKCEEY encoded by the coding sequence ATGTCACAAACTCTAATTAATCTAACTCAAGCTTTTATTGGCGAATGCCAAGCGCGTAATCGGTATAACTATTATGCCAAAGTTGCTAAAAAAGAAGGCTATGAACAAATTGCTGAAATTTTTAGTTTAACCGAAGACAATGAACGTGTGCATGCTAAACGCATTTTTGAACACATTCAAAAATTAAAAAGTGATCAAAATGAAATTATGGTTGAAGCGACTTCGCCTAATGTTTATGGCACAACTATTGAAAATTTAAAATCGGCCATTGCTGGTGAAAATCACGAACACACTTCAATGTATCCTGATTTTGCTAAAATTGCTGAAAAGGAAGGCCATCCAGAAATTGCCAATCGTCTACGCGCTATTGCTAAGGCAGAAGAACACCACGAAGAGCGTTTTAAAAAAGTTTTAGCTCAATTAGAAAATGGCACTATCTTTAAAAAAGACCAAGAAATTGCTTGGACGTGTCGTGAATGCGGTTATGTGCATGTTGGCACAACTCCTCCTACTAAATGCCCATCTTGTGACCATCCTCAAAGCTATTATCAAATTAAATGCGAAGAGTATTAA
- a CDS encoding Gmad2 immunoglobulin-like domain-containing protein, whose amino-acid sequence MKKTLLIIILILSVSAIIIIWQVNQAKAPELVTSFEECVALGNPVMESYPRQCRWQEQIFTEKLEYPSEKGELIQLDYPLPNQTVDSPLFIKGQAPGTWFFEASFPIVLVNWDGLIISQGIATAQSDWMTQNMVPFTATLEFDQPPAYSDRGALILQKDNPSGLPANDDALEFPIIINYN is encoded by the coding sequence ATGAAAAAAACACTTTTAATTATTATTTTAATTTTGTCTGTCAGCGCCATTATTATTATCTGGCAAGTCAATCAAGCCAAAGCACCTGAGCTGGTAACTAGCTTTGAAGAATGCGTAGCGCTGGGCAATCCAGTGATGGAAAGCTATCCTCGCCAATGTCGTTGGCAAGAACAAATTTTTACTGAAAAGCTCGAATACCCAAGCGAAAAGGGCGAATTAATCCAACTTGATTACCCCCTTCCCAACCAAACGGTCGACAGTCCTTTATTTATTAAAGGTCAAGCACCTGGCACTTGGTTTTTTGAAGCCAGTTTCCCAATTGTTTTGGTTAATTGGGACGGTTTAATTATCAGCCAGGGCATTGCGACTGCTCAATCCGATTGGATGACTCAAAACATGGTTCCCTTCACGGCTACACTTGAATTTGACCAACCTCCAGCTTATAGCGATCGTGGAGCCTTAATTTTACAAAAAGACAATCCATCAGGTTTGCCGGCTAACGATGATGCCTTGGAATTCCCTATAATTATAAATTATAATTAA
- the holA gene encoding DNA polymerase III subunit delta gives MIIYLYGQDDFRIHQDLQTIKNKFLKQVDQSGLNFSYLDGSDLKIDQFRQAVLVSGFLAKKRMVVIKNLLTTGRDENLITEILTNFKKLEQQEDVVIIFIQTDELKNIRTQVKKDLLNKLVKSQYAKEFKLLKNKDLINWIKKEVSQLKAKIEPTAIELLINYLGNDLWKINNEIHKLVAYKSGQIIQSVDVELMVKADLDENIFNLTDAIANQNKKQSLKLIQQQLTDSGAWLRILNMISYQFRNLIILKSYLNEHGYSNQYGLAKGLGLHPFIIQKSLNQVDKYSLPQLKKIYHQLLEIDLQMKTKSLNPEVLLDKLVVEN, from the coding sequence ATGATTATTTATCTGTACGGTCAAGATGATTTTCGAATTCATCAAGACTTACAAACAATCAAAAATAAATTTTTAAAACAAGTTGATCAATCGGGTTTAAATTTTAGTTATTTAGATGGCAGTGATTTAAAAATTGATCAATTTCGCCAAGCGGTTTTAGTTTCAGGTTTTTTAGCTAAGAAAAGAATGGTGGTAATTAAAAATTTATTAACCACAGGTCGGGATGAAAATTTAATAACTGAAATTTTAACTAATTTTAAAAAATTAGAACAGCAGGAAGATGTGGTGATAATTTTTATTCAGACCGATGAATTGAAAAATATTCGTACTCAGGTTAAAAAAGATCTTTTAAATAAATTGGTAAAAAGTCAGTACGCCAAAGAATTTAAATTATTAAAAAATAAAGATTTAATAAATTGGATAAAAAAAGAAGTTAGCCAACTCAAAGCCAAAATTGAACCGACTGCCATTGAATTGTTAATTAATTATTTAGGCAATGATTTGTGGAAAATTAATAACGAGATTCACAAATTAGTAGCTTATAAAAGTGGTCAAATTATACAATCAGTAGATGTGGAATTGATGGTTAAAGCTGATTTAGATGAAAATATTTTTAATTTAACCGATGCCATTGCTAACCAAAACAAGAAGCAATCTTTAAAATTAATTCAACAGCAATTAACGGATAGTGGTGCTTGGTTACGAATTTTAAATATGATCAGTTATCAGTTTCGTAATTTAATTATTTTAAAAAGTTATTTAAATGAACATGGCTATAGCAATCAATATGGTTTAGCTAAAGGATTAGGTTTGCATCCGTTTATAATTCAAAAAAGTTTAAATCAAGTTGATAAATATTCTTTGCCACAATTAAAAAAAATCTATCATCAGCTTTTAGAGATAGATTTACAAATGAAAACTAAGAGTTTGAATCCAGAGGTTTTATTAGATAAATTGGTAGTCGAGAATTAG